Sequence from the Megalops cyprinoides isolate fMegCyp1 chromosome 9, fMegCyp1.pri, whole genome shotgun sequence genome:
TATACCTGAATGGATATAGAGAAGCCAGGAAAGATGTATGCAACAGTCAACAGTTGCTTCACTTTAGTGGGAGTCATGATGCTGTGGTATTGCAAAggtttgcaaatggagacatATCTGTCATAAGCCATTAGTGTTAAAATAGTGTATGCAGAACCTCCGTAGAAGTTGGTCCAAAATGCCTGAATCAGGCAATCCTCAAGGGAGCTTTCTTTAGTGTCTGAGAGAAGATAGTCCATGATTTTTGGCCAGACCGTAGAACTTCCTATCAGTCCATTTATTGCCAAGttgaacaaaaatatgtacatggGCTTGTGGAGGCTAGATTCTAAATAGATAATCAGCATCAGGAAAACGTTTGCAAAAACTGAAGTAAGATACACCAAAAGAGTAAAAGCGAAAAATAAGTAATTGAGTGAACGGGGATATCCAAATGCAGTGAACATCAACGTCACATTCAGTGAGGTCTGGCTCATTGTGAGGTACCGTTTTTCCTAAGGGAAAGAAACAGTTGAGAACACTGCAGATaaatctgaaacacagagtAAACTAACTAGCTGGGAACTGCATGCATGCAAAGTGCAATTTGGTTTACTTTTCATGTGTTGGTCCTCTAAAAATAGTGCCCCTTTCAGTTCAAACCCAAAGAACCCATACTGAACTCTCCCTTTCATTAATGCCTGGTATGATTGGAGTTCTGTGTTTAAAACATTATCTgcaaaaattcatttaaaaaaactattttaaaaagagaacagtCTTTGCAGACAGCttaattttatgtttgaaacagttaaacacaaacatgctacTACAGTTAATTGAAAATTCCTCTG
This genomic interval carries:
- the LOC118783721 gene encoding olfactory receptor 52E8-like, yielding MSQTSLNVTLMFTAFGYPRSLNYLFFAFTLLVYLTSVFANVFLMLIIYLESSLHKPMYIFLFNLAINGLIGSSTVWPKIMDYLLSDTKESSLEDCLIQAFWTNFYGGSAYTILTLMAYDRYVSICKPLQYHSIMTPTKVKQLLTVAYIFPGFSISIQVYLISRLPMCSYTIHKLFCDNLAIANLSCVTSNLVNLHGLYVIVALVVLPLCVVLLSYVKILLVSLKTSKEAQKKALNTCTPHLITFINFSLASLFSVIYNRFSLYLPREINVFMSVHFVLVPPLLHPIIYGIRTQEIRKCLTKIIRKRRIFLSAI